One Ornithinicoccus hortensis genomic window, TCGGTCGTGCTGCTGCTGCCGCACGGCTACGAGGGGCAGGGACCGGACCACTCCTCCGCGCGGATCGAGCGCTTCCTACAGCTGTGCGCCGAGGAGAACATGCGGGTGGCCTACCCGTCCACGCCCGCCTCCTACTTCCACCTGCTGCGTCGGCAGGCGTTCGGTCGCCCGCGCCGGCCGCTCGTGGTGTTCACCCCGAAGGCGATGCTGCGGCTGAAGGCGGCCGCCAGCAAGCCGGAGGACTTCACCGAGGGCCGCTGGCAGCCGGTGCTCCCGCCGCGCCCGGTGGCCGACGCCTCGAAGGTCACCCGTGTCCTGCTCGCCTCGAGCAAGCTGGTGCACGACCTGGAGGACGACAGGGCCAAGCGCGAGGACGAGGGCACCGTGGTGCTGCCGGTCGAGCAGCTCTACCCGGTCCCCGGCCGGGAGATCGCCGAGGCGGTCCGGGCCTTCCCCAACGCCGAGCTGGTCTGGGTGCAGAACGAGCCGAAGAACCAGGGCGCCTGGCCGTTCATGGCGATCAACCTGCCCGAGGCCCTGGCCGAGTTCGGCGAGACCCGCCCGCTGCGGGTCGGCGCCCGCCCGGCCTCGGCGTCGCCGGCCACCGGATCGGGCAAGGCGCACGCCGCTGAGCAGCAGGTGCTGCAGGACGAGGCCTTCGCCCGCTGACCCACCTGGCCCGGCCGAGGCGTCGGTCAGCTGGGGCCCGGCACTCGTCACGGACGCACGCGAGAGGGGCACGACCACCGTGGTGGTCGTGCCCCTCTCCGGTGCGTCCTTCGGGGAGCCGGGCTATCCGCCGGTGGCGACGCCGCTGGAGTAGAGCTTCTCGGGCAGCCAGGTGATGATCTCGGGGAAGACGGAGAACAACACGAGGGCCAGCGCGAGGATTCCGACGTAGGGCAGCGCACCGATCAGGACTTCCTTGAGCGGGATGTCCGGGGCGATCCCCTTGATCACGTAGAGGTTCAGGCCGACCGGCGGGGTGATCAGGCCCATCTCCATGTTGATGGTCATCAGCACCCCGAACCAGATCGGGTCGAAGCCGAGGGTCAGGATCACCGGCAGCAACACCGGGGTGACCATCACGATGATCGACACCGGCGGCAGGAAGCAGCCCATCACCAACAGGATCACGTTGATGATCAGCATGACCACCCACTTGTTCATGTCCAGGTCGGTCACCAGGGTGGCCAGGTCCTGCGGGATCCGCAGGTAGCTCAGCACCACGGCGATCACGGCCGAGAAGCAGGTGATCAGCAGGATCATCGTGCTCTGGTTGGTGGTCTCGAGCAGGACCTTGATCAGGTCCTTGCCGCGCAGTCCCCGGTAGCCGATCCCGATCAGGGCCATCACCAGGACCACGCCGACCGCGGCGGCCTCGCTCGGGGTCGCGATGCCCCGGTAGAGGACGAACAGGACCGCGAAAACCAGCAGCGCGAAGGGCACCACCTTGGCCAGGCTGACGAACCGGTCCGGCCAGGAGTACAGCCGCGCCGTGACCTTGCGGGCACCGTGGTGCGGCAGCACGTCCGGACGGCTCGCCCGACGCTCCTCCATCCGGGTCGCGATGAAGATCCAGATGCAGAACATCGCGGTGATCACGATGCCGGGGATGATGCCGCCGGCGAAAAGCTGTCCGATCGACTGCTCCGCCGCGATGCCGTAAAGGATCAACGTCACGCTGGGCGGGATCAGGATGCCGAGGGTTCCACCGGCGGCGACGGCACCCGTGGCGATCCGGGAGGAGTAGCCCCGGGTCGCCATCTCCGGGATGGCGACCCGGCCGATCGCGGCGGCGGTGGCCGCGCTGGCACCGGTGAGCGCGGCGAAGATGGCCGAGGCCAGCACGCTGCTCATCGCCAGCCCGCCCTTGACCCGGGACAACCAGGCCTCACCGGCCTCGAAGAGCTGCTTGCTGGCCGTCGACCCGCCGAACAGGTTGCCCATCAGCACGAACAGCGGGATGGCGAGCAACCCGAAGTCGTTCATCGAGTCGAAGACCATTTTGCCGAATAGGTCGAACTGGTCCGGCCCGAGGAAGATGACGATGGACAGGATGGCCGTGATGGCCAGCGCGAAGGCGATCGGCATGCCGGTCAGGAACAGCACCATCGCCATCGCCAGGATGATGCCGCCTTGGGCGAAGGAGCTCATCGGCCGGCCTCCGTGTCGTCGTCGGTGGGTCGCGGTTCGTCCTGGGCGGCCGCCTCGGCCTCCGCTTCGGCCCCTGCCTCGGCTTCCGCCGCGGCCGCGACGCCGATCTGTTCGATCTCCTGCTCGACGACCGCCTTCTCACCGCCGTGGCCCATCAGCATGACCTCGGACATCGGGATCTTGCCGGTCAGTCCCCTGACCCCGTCGACGATCATCGCGACGTACTGCAGCGCGACCGCGCCCATCCCGACCGGCAGGATCGTGTAGACGACCGACAGCGGCGCCCGCCACGCGGTGGAGGAGGTGAAGCCGCCCTCATAGGCCTCGAGCCAGATCTTGAACGAGGTCCAGAAGACGATGAGGACCACGCCCAGGCAGAGCACCGCGGTGACCAGCCGCAGGATCAGCTGGGGGCGTGGCCCCAGCGCCTCGACGACCAGGTCGACGCCCACGTGCGCGTGGTGCTTCAACCCGTAGGCGGCCCCCACGAAGGTGACGAACATCAGCAGGTAGATGGTCAGTTCGGTCTGCCAGACCGTCGGCGCCCCGAGGAAGTAGCGGGCGGTGACCGCCTGGACGGTCACCGCCGTCGCCGCCAGCAGGGCAATGCCGCACAGGTAGCCGGTGAGCTCGGAGAGGGCGTTGGCCCACCGGAAGGTGAGGATCGACTTCATCGGTCAGTCGTGTTGTTCCTGGGCGAGCTCCAGCAACTCGGCACCACCCTCGACATCCGCGGCGTAGGCATCCCACTGCTTCTGCGCCAGCTCCAGCCACTCGTCGAAGGCGGCGTCGTCCATCTGGACGACCTCGACGCCGGCGTCCGCGAAGATCTTCTCGACCCGGGCGTCGTCCTCCTCGG contains:
- a CDS encoding TRAP transporter large permease; amino-acid sequence: MSSFAQGGIILAMAMVLFLTGMPIAFALAITAILSIVIFLGPDQFDLFGKMVFDSMNDFGLLAIPLFVLMGNLFGGSTASKQLFEAGEAWLSRVKGGLAMSSVLASAIFAALTGASAATAAAIGRVAIPEMATRGYSSRIATGAVAAGGTLGILIPPSVTLILYGIAAEQSIGQLFAGGIIPGIVITAMFCIWIFIATRMEERRASRPDVLPHHGARKVTARLYSWPDRFVSLAKVVPFALLVFAVLFVLYRGIATPSEAAAVGVVLVMALIGIGYRGLRGKDLIKVLLETTNQSTMILLITCFSAVIAVVLSYLRIPQDLATLVTDLDMNKWVVMLIINVILLVMGCFLPPVSIIVMVTPVLLPVILTLGFDPIWFGVLMTINMEMGLITPPVGLNLYVIKGIAPDIPLKEVLIGALPYVGILALALVLFSVFPEIITWLPEKLYSSGVATGG
- a CDS encoding TRAP transporter small permease subunit translates to MKSILTFRWANALSELTGYLCGIALLAATAVTVQAVTARYFLGAPTVWQTELTIYLLMFVTFVGAAYGLKHHAHVGVDLVVEALGPRPQLILRLVTAVLCLGVVLIVFWTSFKIWLEAYEGGFTSSTAWRAPLSVVYTILPVGMGAVALQYVAMIVDGVRGLTGKIPMSEVMLMGHGGEKAVVEQEIEQIGVAAAAEAEAGAEAEAEAAAQDEPRPTDDDTEAGR